One region of Budorcas taxicolor isolate Tak-1 chromosome 3, Takin1.1, whole genome shotgun sequence genomic DNA includes:
- the CEPT1 gene encoding choline/ethanolaminephosphotransferase 1 isoform X2 encodes MSGHRSTRKRCGDSHPESPLGFGHMSTPGCVLNKLFQLPTPPLSRHQLKRLEEHRYQSAGRSLLEPLMQGYWEWLVGRVPSWIAPNLITIIGLSINICTTVLLVFYCPTATEQAPLWAYIACACGLFIYQSLDAIDGKQARRTNSSSPLGELFDHGCDSLSTVFVVLGTCIAVQLGTNPDWMFFCCFAGTFMFYCAHWQTYVSGTLRFGIIDVTEVQIFIIIMHLLAVIGGPPFWQSMIPVLNIQMKIFPALCTVAGTIFSCTNYFRVIFTGGVGKNGSTIAGTSVLSPFLHIGSVITLAAMIYKKSAVQLFEKHPCLYILTFGFVSAKITNKLVVAHMTKSEMHLHDTAFIGPALLFLDQYFNSFIDEYIVLWIALVFSFFDLIRYCVSVCNQIASHLHIHVFRIKVSTAHSNHH; translated from the exons ATGAGTGGGCATCGGTCGACAAGGAAACGATGTGGAGATTCTCACCCGGAGTCCCCTTTGGGCTTCGGGCATATGAGTACTCCTGGGTGTGTATTAAATAAGTTGTTCCAGTTACCTACACCACCATTGTCAAGACATCAACTTAAGCGGCTGGAAGAACACAGGTATCAGAGTGCCGGACGGTCCTTGCTTGAGCCTTTGATGCAGGGGTATTGGGAATGGCTCGTTGGCAGAGTTCCCTCCTGGATTGCTCCAAATCTGATCACGATCATTGGATTGTCAATAAACATCTGTACAACTGTTTTATTAGTCTTCTACTGCCCTACAGCTACAGAGCAG gCACCCCTGTGGGCGTATATTGCTTGTGCGTGTGGCCTTTTCATTTACCAGTCTTTGGATGCTATTGATGGAAAACAGGCAAGAAGAACTAATAGTAGTTCTCCATTGGGAGAACTTTTTGATCATGGGTGTGATTCACTATCGACAG tttttgtggTTCTTGGAACTTGTATTGCAGTGCAACTGGGGACAAACCCTGATTggatgtttttttgttgttttgctggGACATTCATGTTCTATTGTGCGCACTGGCAAACATATGTTTCTGGAACATTACGATTTGGAAT AATTGATGTGACTGAAGTGCAAATCTTCATAATAATCATGCATTTGCTGGCAGTGATTGGAGGACCACCTTTTTGGCAATCTATG ATTCCAGTGCTGAATATTCAAATGAAAATTTTTCCTGCGCTTTGTACTGTAGCAGGGACCATATTTTCCTGTACAAATTACTTCCGTGTAATCTTCACaggtggtgttggaaaaaatggATCAACGATAGCA GGAACAAgtgtcctttctcctttcctccataTTGGATCAGTAATTACATTAGCTGCAATGATTTATAAGAAATCAGCAGTTCAGCTTTTCGAAAAGCATCCCTGTCTTTATATATTGACATTTGGTTTTGTATCTGCCAAAATCACCAATAAGCTTGTG GTGGCACACATGACTAAAAGTGAGATGCACTTACATGACACAGCATTCATAGGTCCAGCACTTTTGTTTCTGGACCAgtattttaacagctttattgatgaATATATTGTACTTTGGATAGCCCTG gtcttctctttctttgatttGATTCGCTACTGTGTCAGTGTTTGCAATCAGATTGCATCTCACCTGCATATACATGTCTTCAGAATCAAGGTCTCCACAGCTCATTCTAATCATCATTAA